TTCAGAAAATGGTATTGCTGAGTTCCCGCCCCCAAGTACTTGCCGAAGATTTTGCAACAGATTCTGCCGTGCGTCGCTTGATTTTTGACGCAGGTGACCATATCGATGAACTAATGACCCTGTGCGAGGCAGACATCACCACGAAAAATCCCAAAAAACAAAAAAAATATCTAGCAAATTTTAAAAAGGTCCGCCAAAAAATTGTCGAGGTGGAAGAACGTGATAGGATACGCAACTTTCAACCGCCCATATCCGGAGAAGAAATCATGGAAACCTTTGACCTCAAACCCTCCAAAGAAATCGGTATCATCAAAGAGGCCATTAAAGAGGCCATATTAGAAGGTGAAATTCCCAACGAGTACAAAGCAGCCTACCAATATATGCTCAAAAAAGGAACGGAAATCGGACTAAAACACAAGAACAATGAATAAAAGCCAAAAAAAAGACAACAAGGCTGTAATTACATGGTTATTGATAGGTTGCCTACTGATTTTTATAATGGTGGTCGTCGGGGGTATCACCCGCCTTACCCATTCTGGGCTTTCGATTACCAACTACCGTCTAATAAGTGGTACCATGCCCCCTATGAACGAAGCCGAATGGCAAGCGGCATTTGAACTTTACAAGCAGTATCCCGAATACCAAAAGCTCAACCAACACTTTACACTGGAGGATTTTAAGGACATTTATTTTTGGGAATGGCTGCACCGCGTCATTGGCAGGTTGATAGGTTTGGTGTTCATCATTCCCTTTATCTATTTTTTGGTTCGAAAAAAATTATCGAAACCTACTATAAAAAAGGCGCTGGTTTTATTGGCTTTGGGTGCTTTTCAAGGTTTTTTGGGCTGGTACATGGTCAAAAGTGGGCTCATTGACCGCCCAGATGTAAGCCATTATCGACTGGCAGCGCATCTTACCACCGCTTTCCTCACTTTTGCCTACACCTTATGGGTGGCACTGGATCTGATGTTTCCGCAGCGAAAAGAAATCGACAAGGGCCTTCGAAACCTTATCAGGGCAGGGTTGGCCGTGCTGATTGTGCAAATTATCTGGGGGGCATTTGTCGCTGGGCTGGATGCTGGGTTCATCCACAACCATTGGCCTATGATGAGCGAAGGAAAATTGATGCATGAAACAGTCTATATCGAACAAACCCCGCTGTTAAAAAATTTTGTCGAAGGGCGCAGCGGCGTGCAATTCATCCACCGTTATCTGGCCTATGTTGTTGTTGGTATCATAGCCTTTATCGGTTATAGGGCCTATAAAAAACCACTGGGCCCCTATCAAAAAAGTGGGGTCAATGCTTTGGTGGTTTTGGTTCTGGTACAGTTTGTACTCGGTGTGCTCACATTGATCTATTCCGTACCCGTGTGGTTGGGTGTGGTACATCAGGTCTTTGCCTTTTTTCTATTGGCCGCCATGACCTTTACCCTACACCGTTTTACCAAATAAACTACTTGCCAAAGGCAATCAGAATTGTACCTTTGCGCTGATCAAAATTGCTTTTAATGATCTACAAAATCAGAATCATATTGGATGCCAACGAAGATGTCTTTAGGGATATCGAAATCGAGCAGACCAGCAGTTTGGAAGATTTTCACAACGCCATAACCCAGGCCTTTGGGTTTATGGGCAACGAAATGGCCTCGTTTTACACCTGTGACGACGAATGGAACCAAGATGAGGAAATTGCCCTGTTTGACATGGGCGAGTCGGGCGGTGAAACCCGCCTGATGGGCGAGACCCTATTGGAAGAGGTCTTGACCGAAGAATCACCCAAGTTGATATATGTGTATGATTATCTCAGCATGTGGACCTTTTTTGTTGAATTGGCAGACATTGTTGAAAAAGAAGACGGCCAGGCCTACCCCAATTTGCTGTTCAGCTTTGGCGAACTGCCCGATTCGCCCCCCGAAAAAGAATTCAGGTCAGATGCATCCCCAGAAATCGATGACACCCTTGACAACTACGAGGACTTTGATTTTGATGAAAACTGGAACTAAATGCAGTGAACAGTTGGCCACGGACAGTTTTGACAGAAATAACCCTTAAACCTTAACCGAAAATATGTTCAACCTCTATTCAGCCCAAATCGAGAGCCTTTCTCTGCACAGGGTGGGCAACAAGACCAAGAACGAAGGAATTTTTCTTTCAGAGGAACCACATATCGTAAATGACGAAATCGCCGGTTTGCTCAAAGAGTACTTCTTTAGGCCCTTTCGTGAAAAAGAAGAAAATTATTACCGCTTTTTTCACGAGGCAGACCTCGAGTTTCATGAAATCTATTCGGCAGTAAGTGAATTGCTCATAGACCCATCAAAGGCACATACACTATCAAAGAAAGTGGCCCAACATCTGTTCGACCAGTCGAACCACCCACACATTAAAAGTGGTGAGCTGTACGTGGTACACTTTTCCAATTTGTTATTGGACAATGAGAAAGTTGACGGGGTAGGCATCTTCAAAAGTGAATTAAAACACGACTTTCTCCAATTCGAAGAGAAAGGAACCAATCTTGAAATACGTATTGAACAGGGTATCAATATCAATAAACTGGACAAAGGGTGCCTAGTGTTCAACTCAAAAAAAGAAGAAGGTTACAAGGTACTTTCAGTCGATAGCAACCGTTACGATGCCAAATATTGGCTGGAAGATTTCTTGGGATTGATTCCCTTGGAAGATGAAAACTTCTATACCAAAAATTACCTGAAGTTTTGCCAGAATTTTGCCAAAGACGTGGTGTTGCCCGCCGAGGACAAACAACAGGAAGTCCTGTTCATGAACCGGGCGGTGAACCACTTTGCCAAAAATGACAATTTTGAGGAAACCCGTTTTTTGAACGAGGTGTTGGACAACCCCGAACTGATACCGGAATTCAAGCATTACAAGGTTGAAAAAGGACCCAAATTCAGTATCGAGGATGTTTCAAGTTTTGACATTGCCAACAAAGCGGTCTCAGACACGCGTAAAAAAATCAAGAATGTGATCAACCTCGACACCAACATCCAAATAAAAATGGATTTTATCAATCCTGAATCGGCTGAAAAATTTGTTGAAAAGGGTTGGGACGAAGAACGGCAGATGTACTATTATCTGGTCTATTTCAACAAAGAGCAGAAGAGCTGATATGTCTTGTGTTCATCGTTTTTGGGTTCGGACCATAGACACCAAACAGTGAAGGTCAGAACTTTTTTTCGATGATCTGCCGCATGCTGACATCTTCGTAGTTACGTTTGACAAAATCAAGGGCAAGGTCTAAAATTTGGCCCATTCGTTCGCAACGCTTAAAATTCTTGTCATATGTGAGGCCGTAAATCTGTGTTTTAAGCGTATTTACGTGTTCTTCCACCGATATTTTATCAGTTTTTGCCGTGTTCACCAACCGTTTGATACGCTTGCCCGAGCTTAAAATACGCTTGGCCACGATGGAGCGTTCCTCGATCTTGTACTGGTCAACCGAATACTTTTGCAGTTTGGTCCGCACCAATTCGACCATTTGAAAGTTTTCCTTAAAAAATTGGGGGCGGTACACTTTAAGGTTGCCCTCGTAACATTGTTGGTCAAAATCAATGGCCCTGATACGGTACACCACATGGTCAAAATCATGTACCGGCACAATAACGTAATTGTAAGACCGCATATCGCCCAACAATCGGATCATACAACGTTCGTTGAACTTTACGAACTCTTTTGCAAGCTGGGCCTTTTCAGACTCCGTACAGGTAGGCAAAAAGTCCCTTATGAACACATCACCGGGTATGCCCGCTATGTGCTCTTCGATCAAGGTGTCTTTGTAGACCAAAAAGTTCAGGTTATAGGGCGACAGCATGTGCTCAAGCTCTAGACCGTATACCCGTGAGGCATCGGTCTTTTTTACATAGAAATACGTGTAATTGTCATTCAGGATATTTCGGATCTTGATGCGAAAAGGCTTTGAGTTGCCAAAGGTGCAGTAGTCCACTGCATCGACGTTCAGGTACTCTAATATTTTTTCGCTTCCGTCTGAGTGCAAGATTGAGTATACCCGTTTAAGGCTAAGATCGATTTCTTCGCGTTCAAAGTCGGAATAATACACCCGCACCCACAGGGTATCCTCTCCATCATTGTCATAAACCACCACAGAACCTGAAAAACGTAGCAGATCGTCATAAAAAATAGGAATCTCTATTTTTCGGCTGTACCGGTCCAAATAATTATCCAGCTTTTTGCGGATGGGAAAGGCCGGTTTTTTCTTCGACATCAATTTCTCGTCAGACATTTCTGTAGTGTTTGTTCGAACTCATTCGATTAAAATATAAAACCTTACGATGAAACGCCCAACAATATTCAATAAAAAGGCTTTACAACATCTCCAAAGGCTTTCACAACAATACTTTGCAGTACGTTCATGGTTGGTCTTACTTTGCCCTTTCGTGAAGAATCAAGCCCATATAATGAATAAGTGGTATTTTGCCCTTTTTGCAATTCTTTTGTTGGGATTTGCAGAAAACACCTTCGCACAGTTAAGCGACCTGCATTATTTGCCCCCGTTGAAACAAGGCCGAAACAACCAGGCCATTCGCCAACAGGCCGTTTACCTTTCTACGCCAGAACCCACGACTTTTACAGTGAATGCGTATCGGGGCACGAGTACGACGCCGATTGCCTCCTTCAACATCTCTAACGTAAGTCCGGCAGTGTACACCTTGCCTAATGGTGACAATAATATTACGTTGGTCAACAACGCCAATACCGGTGTTGTTCTCAACAACTCTGGCCTGCGCTTTGAATCGCCCAGTGGAAACCGGTTTTATGTCAACTATAGGGGCTATTCGTCTGCCCAAGCGGCATCGTTGACCTCAAAGGGGCGTGTGGCCATGGGAACCCGATTCAAATGGGGCGGAGTGCCTAATTTGGGGGCACACCCATCAAAATCGAACACCTTGGGCATTATGGCCACTGAAGACAACACCACGGTGACCGTTTATGGGTATGACCCGGCCTGTCGGTTCAGACAGGGAAACAATGTCTATGGAATCACAGACGACACGTATACCATTACCCTAGATGCAAACGAATCATTTGTGTTTGAGGCCTACGTGGGCAACTCCCCGACCCCGGCCCACCGCGATGGCTGGATCGGGGCATCGATAGAGTCAGACAAAGATATTGTGATCAGCAATGGATCGCTGAACTTTGGCCGCCAAGAAAATGCCAGTAATCGCGATGCCGGTATTGACCAGCCCGTGCCAGAAAACCGTTTGGGGAAAGAATATGTTTTTGTTCGTGGTAACGGGGGCACCAATGGGGCCACCGAATTCCCACTGATAATTGCAACGGCCGACAATACCCAGATTTTCGTCAATGGCAATACCACCCCTATTGCCACTATTGATAATGGGGAATATTTTGAGATACCCAGTACGTTTTACTCAGCCAATTCGGTGGGTGCCAATATGTTTGTGCAGACGTCTAAAGATGTATATGCCTATCAATGCATGGCTGGTGCCAGTCAAGTATATACCCAAGGGCTCAATTTTGTGGCGCCGGTCAATTGTCTTTTGCCCGATGTGATGGATAACATTCCAGATATCAGGAATATGGCCGGAACGAACGTTACCGGGGGGGTCACCATCATCGCTGCGGTAAACACACCGGATGCGAATATTACGGTCACAGATGGCAATGGGCCCGTAGCCCTGCCCCCATCTAACCCAGTTGCAGGGTCTACAGATTGGAAAACCTTTTTCATTCCCAACCTGAACGGAGATGTAAGTGTTCAGTCAACCGGACCCATCGCCGTAGGATTTTTTGGATATAACGGTGCAAGGGGTGTGGCGGGGTACTTTTCAGGCTTTGATACCGTACCCGAAGTAAACCTAGAGATAAGAGGCGGTAGTGGTTGCTTTGTAGGCTCTACCATTTTTGAGGCAACGGGCAATTTTGATGCCTATCAATGGTTCGGCGATGGCCAGCTGATACCAAGGGCCAATGGACCCAGTTATGCGCCCACTGTTGCCGGTGATTATTATGTACGTGGCACCAAAGGGCCCTGTACGTATGACTCGCAGCCTATATCGGCATATTATTGCGACCCTGACGTGGTCGTCAACAAAACGGTTGACAGACCGGAAATCATGGAGGGAGAAACCGCCACCTTTACCATAAAGGTCAGAAATCTGGGCGTCGGACCGCTTACCAATCTTCAAATCACGGATAATATCCCAGCCGGGCTCACCTTGGTCTCAGCCTTCACCATTACCGGGAGCTGGAGTGGAAACACTTGGGATATTGGAACCTTGAACGGCGGTGAGACAGCATTTTTGGAACTTGAGGTACGAGCAGATGAAATCGATACCCTGCCATTACTGAGCTTGACCAATACGGCCATCAATACCCAAGACCAACCCGATACCAATATCACTGTAGACAACCCCTCTGCCCACATCATCGTACACAACGACTCTGACAATGATGGCGTGAACGATAGTACTGATTTAGATGATGACAATGATGGCATTTACGATCAAGAGGAGTGCGGCACCCTGTTCTTCAATATCGCCAACGGCAATTCGCACACCAGCGCCCTGGTCACCAATGACAACTATTTGGTGCTTGACATATTCAGTCTAGACAACTCGTTCAATCTACAGATAAACGGAAACGATGTTGCTGGGGAGATACAATTTCAGAACACATCAGGAAATATAGCCCGGTTTATGGATGGCACCGGATATGGTGAGAGCGGTAACCCAAATATATGGACACTTACCGGCACCTACGGCACACCGATACTCAGGGTGGTCATCGACCAATCAGGGCGATTTGAGCTTTTTGGTGCACGCTCATCCAACGGGCCTTTAGAGCCTATGGTGTTGACCACTCCAGCGGCAACGGTTAGCTGGAACCCGGTTGGAAACAATGCCGTTGTTATTGGGCAGGCCGTAATAGGCCCCACCAACATGCGTGGCATGCTGCTTACTGCAGGCTGCGATACCGATGCCGATGGCATTCCCGATCAACTAGACCTTGATAGTGATGGTGATGGGTGTAGCGACGCCAATGAATTTTATAAAGATGACAATGCCGATGGTGGTGATGGGGGCGAATTCGGTACGGGCGTACCCGTGGTGGATGCAGCCGATGGCACCGTCAACAGCGCATCGTACACTAGGGTCTTTGCCCCTGAAATACTGTTAGGAAACACTTCTGAGGATTTAGGCGGAAATGATATCAACGGACAGGGCGTCAACCTTGGCCAAACTTTTAATTATGTACTGCGTTTTCAGAATACGGGCGATGACAATGCCGTGAACTACAGCATCCGTGATATTCTACCGAACAATGTAACACTCGACAACATTGATGTTTCGAACGCCCCAGGGGTTACCCACAGCTATGACATAAACACCAACACCATCATTTTTCAGGTACCCGACAACCTAGTGGAGGTAGACGACCCTGAATACACCATCGTGATTACGGTCAC
This portion of the Flagellimonas lutaonensis genome encodes:
- a CDS encoding COX15/CtaA family protein, coding for MNKSQKKDNKAVITWLLIGCLLIFIMVVVGGITRLTHSGLSITNYRLISGTMPPMNEAEWQAAFELYKQYPEYQKLNQHFTLEDFKDIYFWEWLHRVIGRLIGLVFIIPFIYFLVRKKLSKPTIKKALVLLALGAFQGFLGWYMVKSGLIDRPDVSHYRLAAHLTTAFLTFAYTLWVALDLMFPQRKEIDKGLRNLIRAGLAVLIVQIIWGAFVAGLDAGFIHNHWPMMSEGKLMHETVYIEQTPLLKNFVEGRSGVQFIHRYLAYVVVGIIAFIGYRAYKKPLGPYQKSGVNALVVLVLVQFVLGVLTLIYSVPVWLGVVHQVFAFFLLAAMTFTLHRFTK
- a CDS encoding IS1096 element passenger TnpR family protein, which codes for MIYKIRIILDANEDVFRDIEIEQTSSLEDFHNAITQAFGFMGNEMASFYTCDDEWNQDEEIALFDMGESGGETRLMGETLLEEVLTEESPKLIYVYDYLSMWTFFVELADIVEKEDGQAYPNLLFSFGELPDSPPEKEFRSDASPEIDDTLDNYEDFDFDENWN
- a CDS encoding nucleoid-associated protein encodes the protein MFNLYSAQIESLSLHRVGNKTKNEGIFLSEEPHIVNDEIAGLLKEYFFRPFREKEENYYRFFHEADLEFHEIYSAVSELLIDPSKAHTLSKKVAQHLFDQSNHPHIKSGELYVVHFSNLLLDNEKVDGVGIFKSELKHDFLQFEEKGTNLEIRIEQGININKLDKGCLVFNSKKEEGYKVLSVDSNRYDAKYWLEDFLGLIPLEDENFYTKNYLKFCQNFAKDVVLPAEDKQQEVLFMNRAVNHFAKNDNFEETRFLNEVLDNPELIPEFKHYKVEKGPKFSIEDVSSFDIANKAVSDTRKKIKNVINLDTNIQIKMDFINPESAEKFVEKGWDEERQMYYYLVYFNKEQKS